Proteins from one Catenuloplanes atrovinosus genomic window:
- a CDS encoding TerC/Alx family metal homeostasis membrane protein, with the protein MHALDSIASPGLWAATIIGLLALLAVDVWLTRRPHEVAMGEALRWTAFYLALPFVFFGFLWWVYGGTPAIEFLTGFVVEKSLSVDNLFVFMLLLASFAVPPALSQRVLLYGIVGALLLRAVFIALGAGALATGTCVFLLFGAVLVWTAVRVLREAGQGPEATIDVDDMRTVRMLRRWLPVTKDYDGFKLVTRVDGRRALTPAALVVTAIFMTDIVFAVDSVPAVYGVTEDPYLVLATNAFALLGLRALYFVLHDALGRLRHLNYGLGVILAFIGVKLVLHWAHGSWSWVPEVPTTLSLAVIVLVLATVTATSLWTSRRVERRSDRGGRPGVSGEPADQRGDLVGHLVQGGEPGRGARVGAHGAGDQRRDLP; encoded by the coding sequence GTGCACGCTCTCGACTCGATCGCGTCCCCCGGCCTCTGGGCCGCCACCATCATCGGACTGCTGGCCCTGCTCGCCGTGGACGTCTGGCTGACCCGCCGCCCGCACGAGGTGGCGATGGGCGAGGCGCTCCGCTGGACCGCGTTCTATCTCGCGCTGCCGTTCGTCTTCTTCGGCTTCCTCTGGTGGGTGTACGGCGGCACGCCCGCGATCGAGTTCCTGACCGGCTTCGTGGTGGAGAAGTCCCTGTCGGTCGACAACCTGTTCGTCTTCATGCTGCTGCTGGCCTCGTTCGCGGTGCCGCCCGCGCTCAGCCAGCGGGTGCTGCTCTACGGCATCGTCGGCGCGCTGCTGCTGCGCGCGGTCTTCATCGCGCTCGGCGCCGGCGCGCTGGCCACCGGCACGTGCGTCTTCCTGCTGTTCGGCGCGGTGCTGGTCTGGACCGCGGTCCGGGTGCTGCGCGAGGCCGGCCAGGGCCCGGAGGCGACGATCGACGTCGACGACATGCGCACGGTGCGGATGCTGCGCCGCTGGCTGCCGGTGACCAAGGACTACGACGGCTTCAAGCTGGTCACCCGGGTGGACGGGCGGCGCGCGCTGACCCCGGCCGCGCTGGTGGTGACCGCGATCTTCATGACCGACATCGTGTTCGCGGTCGACTCCGTGCCGGCCGTGTACGGCGTGACCGAGGACCCGTACCTGGTGCTCGCCACGAACGCGTTCGCGCTGCTCGGCCTGCGCGCGCTCTACTTCGTGCTGCACGACGCGCTGGGCCGGCTGCGGCACCTGAACTACGGGCTCGGCGTCATCCTCGCGTTCATCGGCGTGAAGCTGGTCCTGCACTGGGCGCACGGCAGCTGGTCCTGGGTGCCGGAGGTGCCGACCACGCTCTCGCTCGCCGTGATCGTGCTGGTGCTGGCCACGGTGACCGCGACCAGCCTGTGGACCAGCCGCCGGGTGGAGCGCCGATCAGACCGTGGCGGCCGGCCTGGCGTAAGCGGGGAACCGGCGGACCAGCGCG
- a CDS encoding AtpZ/AtpI family protein, translating into MADDPSPQAPEPNSGADAGWSAVGYLLGGMIVWGGAGWLLDRWLGLPNVGLLIGLIGGTVAGVYLIVKRLGA; encoded by the coding sequence ATGGCCGATGACCCTTCACCCCAAGCTCCTGAGCCCAACTCGGGGGCCGATGCCGGTTGGTCGGCAGTCGGTTACCTGTTGGGCGGCATGATCGTCTGGGGTGGCGCGGGCTGGTTGCTGGACCGGTGGCTCGGCCTGCCGAACGTGGGGCTGCTGATCGGGCTGATCGGCGGCACCGTGGCAGGGGTTTATCTGATCGTGAAGAGGCTGGGCGCGTGA
- the atpB gene encoding F0F1 ATP synthase subunit A, with translation MSKSPHVLAAEFPPGVESFDFQTLVPGLEGTMWAQAATKITLLVWLSVAILIVFFLVAYRSPKIVPTRGQWIAESIYGFVRDGIAKDIIGNKHGARFAPYLTTLFVFILLNNLWGIVPFAQISPNSHIAFPIVLAGFTYVIYIAVGIQAQGLGHYIKNSIWVSGAPLWVQPILVPIELFQVVLLRPATLAIRLFANMFAGHMILLVFTLGGVALMNAEAVFLKPVALLSWGMAIVMTLFELFILALQAYVFTLLTATYLQSSVDPAH, from the coding sequence TTGAGTAAGTCCCCGCACGTTCTCGCCGCGGAGTTTCCGCCCGGAGTGGAGAGCTTCGACTTCCAGACTCTCGTCCCGGGGCTCGAAGGCACGATGTGGGCGCAGGCGGCTACCAAGATCACGCTGCTGGTGTGGCTCTCCGTCGCCATCCTCATCGTGTTCTTCCTGGTGGCCTACCGCAGCCCGAAGATCGTGCCGACGCGGGGCCAGTGGATCGCGGAGTCGATCTACGGCTTCGTCCGGGACGGCATCGCCAAGGACATCATCGGCAACAAGCACGGCGCGCGATTCGCGCCGTACCTGACGACGTTGTTCGTCTTCATTCTTCTGAACAATCTCTGGGGCATCGTTCCGTTCGCCCAGATTTCACCGAACTCGCACATCGCGTTCCCGATCGTGCTCGCGGGCTTCACCTACGTCATCTACATTGCCGTCGGCATTCAGGCGCAGGGCCTCGGTCACTACATCAAGAACAGCATCTGGGTGTCCGGCGCTCCGCTCTGGGTGCAGCCGATCCTGGTGCCGATCGAGCTGTTCCAGGTGGTGCTGCTCCGCCCGGCCACGCTCGCGATTCGACTTTTCGCCAACATGTTCGCCGGCCACATGATTCTGCTGGTGTTCACGCTCGGCGGTGTCGCCCTGATGAACGCGGAAGCGGTGTTCCTGAAGCCGGTCGCGCTCCTCAGCTGGGGAATGGCGATCGTGATGACGCTCTTCGAGCTGTTCATCCTGGCTCTCCAGGCGTACGTCTTCACGCTGCTGACCGCCACGTACCTGCAGAGTTCGGTCGACCCGGCGCACTGA
- the atpE gene encoding ATP synthase F0 subunit C: MTDTVTYLAEISGNINVVGYGIAALGPGIGVGLVFAAYIQATARQPETAGLTRVYMFMGFAVVEALALLGLVLAFAQQG, from the coding sequence ATGACCGACACCGTCACCTACCTGGCCGAGATCTCCGGCAACATCAACGTCGTGGGCTACGGCATCGCCGCCCTCGGCCCGGGTATCGGCGTGGGCCTGGTCTTCGCCGCCTACATCCAGGCGACCGCGCGTCAGCCCGAGACCGCCGGCCTGACCCGCGTCTACATGTTCATGGGCTTCGCCGTGGTCGAGGCGCTCGCGCTGCTCGGCCTGGTTCTCGCGTTCGCACAGCAGGGCTGA
- a CDS encoding F0F1 ATP synthase subunit B, with product MKAVIAAEEHGGGNILLPPVSEIIVGLVAFAVILFVLAKFVFPRMEETFKARVEAIEGGIAKAETAQAEANELLEQYRAQLAEARTEAARIRDEARADAEAIRQDVLAKAREESDRIIAAGQENLRTQREQLVRELRSEIGTLAVDLAGRIVGESLADEARSRGTVERFMAEIDAPAASGGRR from the coding sequence ATGAAGGCTGTAATCGCTGCTGAGGAGCACGGCGGCGGCAATATTCTGCTGCCGCCGGTCTCCGAAATCATCGTCGGTCTCGTCGCGTTCGCTGTCATCCTGTTCGTCCTGGCCAAGTTCGTCTTCCCGCGCATGGAGGAGACGTTCAAGGCCCGGGTCGAGGCCATCGAGGGCGGCATCGCCAAGGCGGAGACCGCGCAGGCCGAGGCGAACGAGCTGCTCGAGCAGTACCGGGCGCAGCTCGCCGAGGCCCGGACCGAGGCCGCCCGGATAAGGGACGAGGCGCGTGCCGACGCCGAGGCGATCCGTCAGGACGTCCTGGCCAAGGCCCGTGAGGAGTCCGACCGCATCATCGCCGCCGGGCAGGAGAACCTGCGCACGCAGCGCGAGCAGCTCGTCCGCGAGCTGCGCTCCGAGATCGGCACGCTCGCCGTGGACCTGGCCGGCCGCATCGTGGGCGAGTCGCTCGCCGACGAGGCGCGCAGCCGGGGCACCGTGGAGCGGTTCATGGCCGAGATCGACGCGCCCGCCGCGTCGGGGGGTCGGCGCTGA